The proteins below are encoded in one region of Thermodesulfovibrio thiophilus DSM 17215:
- a CDS encoding heavy metal translocating P-type ATPase produces MTRTIEIPIKGMTCAACAAAVQRALSKVKGVENAQVNLLTEKATITITEDVKVRQLISIVRATGYDIGKTSLYLQVHEIDQDSARLIEEKISQIEGVIEVKPDIVNKNLFISYIPTVIAENKILSDIKTLGIKVKKYVDAISDYEEKKKEFAKLKRDLIISLLFAIPVFSGSMFHIPFLRDGWVQLIFTTPVQFITGWRFHRLAFIALKHGSTNMNSLVSIGTNAAYFYSLIILITSPAMPHLYFETSAVIITLILFGRTLEERAKAKTSEAIQRLIQMQPKTAIVIRESKELEIAIDDVKIGDIVIVRQSEKIPVDGTINEGSASIDESMITGESIPVDKGVEDKVIGGTIVLSGLIKIKAEAIGKESMLSQIIKLIQDAQTHKPPVQRLADKISAVFVPTVLAIAVLCFALWFFFGNDLSMALSNCIAVLIIACPCALGLATPTAVMVATGRAASNGILLRNVEKLEEVNKIEIIFSDKTGTLTIGKPEVKEVQFFDMKPEKVLHICGTAEKYSEHPLARAILRHCMRQGIIINEPLNFEVITGGGLSAKVKDFDSIEREVLIGSEKLIEKHRITLPQLFLDKELETATRVYAAIDKKVEAIFYIIDPLRDETPEIINEIKKMGIEMIILTGDNEKTARAVALQLGIERYFASVLPHEKARIVRRFRIEEQKVVGMIGDGINDAPALAEANVGIAMGGGTDIAIHTADITLIRGGLKGIPVLIKLSKLTLKTIKENLFWAFIYNIIGIPIAAGVLYVFGGPLLNPMIASLAMSLSSVSVVSNSLRLKTRKL; encoded by the coding sequence ATGACAAGAACAATTGAAATACCAATCAAGGGAATGACTTGTGCTGCATGTGCAGCTGCTGTGCAGAGAGCTTTAAGTAAAGTAAAAGGTGTTGAAAATGCCCAAGTAAATCTCCTTACTGAAAAAGCAACAATTACCATTACAGAAGATGTGAAAGTTAGACAATTAATCAGCATAGTCAGGGCAACAGGCTATGACATTGGTAAAACAAGCCTTTATTTACAGGTTCATGAGATTGACCAGGATAGCGCAAGACTTATTGAAGAAAAAATTTCTCAGATTGAAGGAGTAATTGAGGTTAAACCTGATATTGTCAATAAAAATCTTTTTATTTCTTATATCCCAACAGTTATTGCTGAAAACAAAATTTTATCTGATATTAAAACTCTTGGCATAAAAGTAAAAAAATATGTTGATGCAATATCAGACTATGAAGAAAAAAAGAAAGAGTTTGCAAAACTTAAAAGGGATTTAATAATAAGTCTCCTGTTTGCAATCCCTGTTTTCTCAGGCAGTATGTTTCATATCCCTTTTTTAAGAGATGGCTGGGTGCAACTCATATTCACAACTCCAGTCCAATTCATAACAGGATGGCGATTTCACAGACTTGCATTTATAGCTTTAAAGCATGGTAGCACAAACATGAACAGTCTTGTAAGTATTGGCACAAATGCAGCTTATTTTTATAGTCTTATAATTCTCATAACCTCACCTGCCATGCCACATCTTTACTTTGAAACATCTGCGGTAATAATAACACTGATACTATTTGGAAGAACCCTTGAAGAGAGGGCAAAGGCTAAAACTTCAGAGGCAATACAGAGACTAATTCAAATGCAACCCAAAACAGCAATTGTAATACGAGAGAGCAAAGAGCTTGAGATTGCAATAGATGATGTAAAAATCGGAGATATTGTTATTGTAAGACAGTCAGAAAAAATCCCTGTTGATGGAACAATTAATGAAGGCTCTGCATCGATAGATGAATCAATGATAACAGGAGAAAGCATCCCTGTTGACAAGGGAGTCGAAGACAAGGTAATCGGTGGAACGATTGTTCTTTCTGGTTTGATAAAAATAAAGGCCGAAGCTATCGGTAAAGAATCCATGCTCAGCCAGATAATAAAACTTATACAGGATGCACAGACTCACAAACCACCTGTACAAAGACTTGCAGATAAAATATCAGCGGTATTTGTTCCAACTGTTCTGGCTATTGCTGTGCTGTGTTTTGCCCTGTGGTTTTTTTTCGGAAACGACCTTTCAATGGCTCTTTCAAATTGCATTGCAGTGCTCATTATTGCCTGTCCCTGTGCATTAGGACTTGCAACCCCAACAGCAGTCATGGTCGCAACAGGAAGAGCTGCTTCAAATGGAATTCTTCTTAGAAATGTTGAAAAACTTGAAGAAGTGAATAAAATTGAGATTATCTTTTCCGATAAAACAGGTACACTAACAATTGGAAAACCTGAGGTAAAGGAAGTTCAATTCTTTGATATGAAGCCTGAAAAAGTATTACACATCTGTGGTACAGCAGAGAAATACTCAGAACATCCTCTTGCAAGAGCTATTTTGAGACACTGCATGAGACAGGGAATTATTATAAATGAACCTCTGAATTTTGAGGTTATTACAGGTGGCGGCTTATCAGCAAAAGTCAAAGATTTTGATAGCATTGAAAGAGAGGTTTTAATAGGAAGCGAAAAGTTGATAGAAAAGCATAGAATAACTCTACCACAACTATTTCTTGACAAAGAACTTGAAACAGCCACCAGAGTTTATGCTGCAATCGATAAAAAAGTAGAAGCTATTTTCTACATTATTGACCCTTTAAGAGATGAAACACCAGAAATCATAAATGAAATAAAAAAAATGGGCATAGAGATGATTATTCTAACAGGAGATAATGAAAAAACTGCTAGAGCAGTTGCATTACAGCTTGGAATTGAAAGATATTTTGCCAGTGTATTACCACATGAAAAAGCCAGAATAGTCAGAAGATTCAGGATTGAAGAGCAAAAAGTAGTTGGAATGATAGGAGATGGAATAAATGATGCACCTGCTTTAGCTGAAGCAAATGTTGGCATTGCAATGGGAGGAGGTACTGACATAGCAATTCACACAGCAGATATAACACTCATAAGAGGCGGGCTTAAAGGCATTCCTGTTTTAATAAAACTGAGCAAGCTTACTCTTAAAACCATTAAAGAAAACCTGTTCTGGGCATTCATATATAACATAATAGGAATTCCTATTGCAGCAGGTGTCCTTTATGTTTTTGGTGGCCCTCTATTAAATCCAATGATTGCATCACTGGCAATGTCTCTTAGCTCGGTCTCTGTTGTTAGTAATTCATTGAGATTGAAAACAAGAAAATTATAA
- a CDS encoding SapC family protein, with protein MKSLMKAFKKAIALDSTIHRYLKVKMPDNYSFMKDVEIVPLTYSEILSATMYYPVMFGVQDKIVFPFAVVGINNENIFLREDGTWKVDVIPNVCKYYPFGVLKEADEYTIIFDEIFASDDGQRLFDEEGADTEFFSKIKAGLTELARDFRDAEDCANELFQEGYFMPLNIDVDTKLGKMKFRNMLMVNVEQFTRIQPEKLYALNSKGYLLILYAHYLSLRNFKLFDIFVTV; from the coding sequence ATGAAATCATTGATGAAGGCATTTAAAAAAGCAATAGCTCTTGATAGCACAATTCATAGATATTTAAAGGTTAAAATGCCAGATAATTACTCTTTTATGAAGGATGTTGAAATTGTTCCTCTTACATACTCTGAGATTTTATCCGCGACAATGTATTATCCTGTTATGTTTGGTGTTCAGGATAAGATAGTTTTTCCTTTTGCTGTGGTTGGAATTAATAATGAGAATATATTTTTAAGAGAAGATGGCACATGGAAGGTTGATGTAATACCAAATGTCTGCAAATACTATCCCTTCGGAGTTTTAAAAGAAGCAGATGAATATACAATTATTTTTGATGAAATTTTTGCTTCAGATGATGGGCAGAGACTTTTCGATGAAGAAGGAGCAGATACTGAGTTTTTCTCAAAGATAAAAGCAGGACTTACAGAACTCGCAAGGGATTTTAGAGATGCTGAAGACTGCGCAAATGAACTTTTTCAGGAAGGATATTTCATGCCATTGAATATTGATGTTGATACGAAGCTTGGAAAGATGAAATTTCGCAATATGCTAATGGTAAATGTAGAACAATTTACAAGAATTCAACCAGAAAAATTATATGCTCTTAACTCTAAGGGCTATTTGTTAATTCTTTATGCTCATTATTTGAGTTTAAGGAATTTCAAGCTTTTTGATATTTTTGTAACTGTTTGA
- a CDS encoding sensor domain-containing diguanylate cyclase: MSLRQKTILILISILLITLPGFYFTVNVFILKGYSSEIHQALKEEIFIVYILWNVLVFILLYFFVFNPFIKFIHNIIEGVVKLKEGQIDSLRLEKQKEFSFLVQQINSFVEILKKQQKVIEEKEKLYKIIAENIEDLIIIFNKKAQIVYANPKAREYLEIQELKTSTKNLQDFVKNLLSLSDEERTFYREIKLPYQTWIGSWIIPVGDNDFLFIGRDITLFKAQEIKLFEAATRDPLTGLYNRRYLEDVLNKIWSSAKRGQKSTLLFIDMDDLKKINDELGHLAGDQVIKGIGNVLQKNIRDEDIVARWGGDEFVAVLRCSLKEAIAITERILKLIKGTKFVFTNKPIYASVSIGIVEIDGNKTIEELIKLADTLTYEAKKDGKGKIKCLS; this comes from the coding sequence ATGTCGCTAAGACAGAAAACTATATTAATTTTAATCAGCATACTGTTAATAACTCTTCCTGGTTTTTATTTTACAGTTAATGTCTTTATATTGAAAGGTTATTCGTCTGAAATACATCAAGCCTTAAAAGAAGAAATATTTATAGTGTATATTTTATGGAATGTTCTGGTATTTATTTTACTGTATTTTTTTGTATTCAATCCATTTATTAAGTTTATTCACAACATTATTGAAGGCGTTGTAAAACTTAAAGAAGGACAAATTGACAGTCTGAGATTAGAAAAACAGAAGGAGTTTAGTTTCCTTGTGCAACAAATAAATAGTTTTGTAGAAATATTAAAGAAACAACAAAAAGTAATTGAAGAAAAGGAAAAGCTTTATAAAATAATTGCAGAAAATATAGAAGATTTAATCATAATTTTCAATAAAAAAGCTCAGATAGTATATGCAAACCCAAAAGCAAGAGAGTATTTAGAAATACAGGAGCTTAAAACATCAACAAAAAATTTGCAGGACTTTGTTAAGAATCTTTTAAGTTTAAGTGATGAAGAACGAACCTTTTACAGAGAAATAAAACTTCCATATCAGACGTGGATTGGTTCGTGGATTATTCCTGTAGGAGACAATGATTTTCTTTTTATAGGACGTGATATTACACTTTTTAAAGCTCAGGAAATTAAACTATTCGAAGCTGCAACAAGAGATCCGCTTACGGGCTTGTATAATCGAAGATATCTGGAGGATGTATTAAACAAGATATGGTCTTCCGCTAAAAGAGGACAAAAATCAACGCTTTTATTTATTGATATGGATGACTTAAAAAAAATTAATGATGAATTGGGGCATCTTGCAGGAGATCAGGTTATAAAAGGAATAGGGAATGTGTTACAAAAAAATATAAGAGATGAGGATATAGTAGCCAGATGGGGTGGAGATGAGTTTGTGGCAGTTTTGAGATGTTCTTTGAAAGAAGCAATTGCAATAACGGAGAGAATATTAAAATTAATTAAGGGAACAAAATTTGTTTTTACAAATAAACCAATTTATGCTTCTGTAAGCATAGGAATTGTAGAAATTGATGGCAATAAAACAATTGAAGAACTCATCAAACTTGCAGATACATTAACTTATGAAGCTAAAAAAGATGGCAAGGGGAAAATTAAGTGTTTATCATGA
- a CDS encoding glycosyltransferase family 9 protein produces MKALVYRMGGLGDSLLVYPVLEILTRKGYEVTVWGNPEYFQLAEKSGFCKKSIFYEPADQFDRIIVFSKNRELLHNHKTIYVEPLPDKRIWIVKYYLKKLNFERESFSEKLKLPFSIEKSDKLCIIHPSSGSQKKNPEPNFFLQLEKFIENCGYKVLYISGPAEKYFNKALFKNSIYLEDITELTKTLLQASLYIGVDSGVSHLSSYLGISSIVIFGPTDPVVWHPIGKNVTVIRDENCQPCFPNICTDRQCLRREKLIEKIKDLFRS; encoded by the coding sequence ATGAAAGCTCTTGTTTATCGCATGGGAGGACTTGGAGACAGTCTGCTTGTTTATCCAGTCCTTGAGATACTAACCAGAAAAGGTTATGAGGTAACTGTATGGGGTAATCCTGAGTATTTTCAGCTGGCTGAGAAGTCTGGCTTCTGCAAAAAATCGATTTTTTATGAACCAGCAGACCAGTTTGACAGAATAATAGTATTTTCAAAAAACAGAGAGCTTTTACATAATCATAAAACAATTTATGTTGAGCCTCTACCAGATAAAAGAATCTGGATAGTTAAATACTATCTTAAAAAGCTTAACTTTGAAAGAGAATCATTTTCAGAAAAACTCAAACTTCCTTTTTCAATAGAAAAATCAGACAAACTCTGCATTATTCATCCATCAAGTGGTTCACAGAAGAAAAATCCCGAACCAAATTTCTTTTTGCAGTTGGAGAAATTTATTGAAAATTGCGGTTATAAGGTTCTCTATATTTCAGGACCCGCTGAAAAATATTTTAATAAAGCACTATTTAAAAACTCTATTTATCTAGAAGATATTACGGAGCTTACAAAAACTCTTCTTCAGGCATCCCTGTACATAGGAGTTGATAGCGGAGTCAGTCACCTGAGCAGTTATCTTGGAATTTCATCGATTGTTATTTTTGGTCCAACAGACCCTGTGGTCTGGCATCCGATTGGTAAAAATGTTACCGTAATCAGAGATGAAAATTGCCAACCATGTTTTCCGAATATATGCACAGATAGACAATGTTTACGCAGAGAAAAACTAATTGAAAAGATTAAAGATTTATTTCGATCATGA
- a CDS encoding ASKHA domain-containing protein, producing MFKIMTNRGEVFNSDGKNILQVLQSSEIYLPASCGGKGICGRCKIRIIDGKVKSRSFLGISEEERKRGYVLACKSYPESDVLIELPQKLITVSERISIARIELIEQLFKEAPSLLDPLFKKVNLNLSPPTIEDSQADFERLQHALGRRLSISRQLASKISDFFREKNWQISIVISENSKAFSEDKFSAEQNEIIDLIEPSTKLYGVSVDIGTTTVALALIDIENKRVIDITSCYNSQVSYGDDVITRIIYTEENPQGLAILRKCIVDDINALINTVSIRHGNGKILFVTVAGNTTMSHIFWGINPEYIRHEPYTPALNHYPVWKSSDAELLLESQVPVYTLPCVAGYVGGDVVAGVLASGIYKDEKVSLFIDIGTNGEIVIGNREWLVTASTSAGPCFEGSGISCGIRATEGAVEAFNYHKETDSFEVKIIGNVKPSGICGSGMIDIVAELFSKGIIDRRGKLILGSSKWIKLFDEPRFLISEDCYITQSDIDNIIRAKAALYAGVSTLVGEVGITEKDIAKIYIAGGFGEFLDIRKAIKIGMLPALPEERFIFLGNTSLAGAILCLLSNPLRQKVEELAEYMTYIDLSSSKRFMDEYVSALFIPHTDFKRFPDMIK from the coding sequence ATGTTCAAGATCATGACAAATAGAGGTGAAGTTTTTAATTCTGATGGTAAAAACATTCTTCAGGTTCTGCAGTCTTCTGAAATATATCTTCCCGCATCCTGTGGAGGTAAAGGAATATGTGGAAGATGTAAAATCAGAATTATTGATGGAAAGGTAAAATCTCGTTCTTTTTTGGGAATATCAGAAGAAGAAAGAAAACGAGGTTATGTTCTTGCTTGTAAAAGCTATCCTGAAAGCGATGTTTTAATAGAACTTCCGCAGAAATTAATTACAGTTTCAGAGAGAATCTCTATAGCCCGCATTGAACTTATTGAACAGTTGTTTAAAGAGGCTCCATCGCTTCTTGATCCTCTGTTTAAAAAGGTTAACTTAAATCTTTCTCCCCCAACCATCGAAGACTCACAGGCAGATTTTGAAAGATTACAGCATGCATTGGGCAGGAGATTATCAATCTCAAGACAACTGGCTTCAAAAATTTCTGATTTTTTCAGAGAGAAAAACTGGCAGATATCTATTGTTATCTCCGAAAATTCAAAAGCATTTTCTGAAGATAAATTTTCAGCAGAACAGAATGAAATTATTGATTTGATAGAACCTTCTACAAAACTGTATGGAGTTTCAGTTGACATTGGAACCACAACAGTTGCTCTTGCTCTGATTGATATTGAAAATAAGCGGGTAATTGATATAACGAGCTGCTATAACTCGCAGGTTTCTTACGGAGATGATGTCATTACGAGAATTATTTATACAGAGGAAAATCCTCAAGGGCTTGCTATTTTAAGAAAATGTATTGTTGATGATATAAATGCTCTTATCAATACAGTATCTATCAGACATGGAAATGGTAAAATTCTTTTTGTTACAGTTGCTGGCAATACAACAATGTCACATATTTTCTGGGGCATTAACCCTGAATATATAAGACATGAACCATACACACCTGCATTGAATCACTATCCTGTATGGAAATCTTCTGATGCAGAACTTTTACTGGAAAGTCAGGTTCCTGTTTATACATTGCCTTGTGTTGCCGGATATGTTGGAGGAGATGTTGTGGCCGGAGTTCTGGCATCAGGAATCTATAAAGATGAAAAAGTCTCGCTTTTCATTGATATAGGGACCAATGGAGAGATAGTTATAGGAAATAGAGAATGGCTTGTCACGGCATCAACCTCTGCTGGTCCATGTTTTGAAGGAAGTGGAATAAGCTGTGGAATCAGAGCAACTGAAGGAGCAGTTGAAGCATTTAACTATCATAAAGAAACTGACTCTTTTGAAGTGAAAATAATCGGCAATGTAAAACCATCTGGAATATGTGGCTCTGGAATGATTGATATCGTGGCAGAGCTTTTTTCAAAAGGCATTATTGACAGAAGAGGGAAGCTGATTTTAGGAAGTTCAAAATGGATTAAGCTTTTTGATGAACCGAGGTTTTTAATCTCTGAAGATTGTTATATTACACAGTCAGATATAGATAATATAATTCGGGCAAAAGCCGCTCTTTATGCTGGTGTTTCCACTTTAGTTGGAGAAGTTGGCATTACAGAAAAAGATATTGCAAAGATTTACATTGCTGGCGGATTTGGAGAGTTTCTTGATATAAGAAAGGCTATTAAAATAGGGATGTTACCAGCTTTGCCAGAGGAAAGATTTATATTTCTTGGAAATACATCTCTGGCAGGTGCAATTTTATGTCTTTTAAGCAATCCATTAAGACAAAAGGTAGAGGAACTTGCAGAATATATGACTTATATTGATCTGTCAAGTTCAAAACGATTTATGGATGAGTATGTTTCAGCACTGTTTATTCCTCACACTGACTTTAAGAGATTTCCCGATATGATAAAATAA
- the cysS gene encoding cysteine--tRNA ligase — protein sequence MRVFNTLAGKLEDFKPINDKKVGIYACGVTVYDLCHIGHARSAVVFDVIVRYLRYRDYNVTFVRNFTDIDDKIINRANREGVSWKEIAHKYTEEYYRDMDQLGITRADIEPKATEHIQEMIEIIQSLINKGYAYEVDEGHSKSVYFEVSKFSDYGKLSKKKIDELMHGARVEVDERKKTPLDFALWKASKPGEPWWESPWGKGRPGWHIECSAMSIKYLGETLDIHGGGADLIFPHHENELAQSEAYTGKPFARYWIHNGFVTINKEKMSKSIGNVLNIRDLLDKYEPEALRLFLLSSHYRSPIEFSDEYIKEAEVSVDRIYSSIMRIEDFIKYPDSSASKTHPIIENTKSEFIKAMDDDFNTARALGVIFEFVKELNRIMDKKPSQEETVLLQDAKKIIRELGKVLNLFQKDPVDWYRKLLMLKKIEMTEAELNELIEERAQARKNKDWQKADKIRAELLSKGIILEDKTDKTLWKVKIG from the coding sequence ATGAGAGTATTCAATACACTTGCAGGAAAGCTTGAAGATTTTAAGCCGATAAATGATAAAAAAGTTGGAATTTATGCCTGTGGAGTTACTGTTTATGATCTCTGCCACATCGGTCATGCAAGGAGTGCTGTGGTTTTTGATGTTATTGTAAGATATCTGCGATACAGGGATTATAATGTTACATTTGTGCGAAATTTTACAGATATTGATGACAAAATTATAAATAGAGCGAACAGAGAAGGAGTCTCATGGAAGGAGATTGCTCATAAATACACAGAAGAATATTACAGGGATATGGATCAGCTTGGAATAACCAGAGCAGATATAGAACCAAAAGCGACTGAGCACATACAGGAAATGATAGAGATCATTCAAAGTTTGATTAATAAAGGTTATGCTTATGAGGTTGATGAAGGACATTCAAAGAGTGTCTATTTTGAGGTTTCTAAATTTTCGGATTATGGGAAACTTTCAAAGAAAAAGATTGATGAGTTAATGCATGGAGCAAGAGTTGAGGTTGATGAAAGAAAGAAAACCCCACTTGATTTTGCTTTATGGAAGGCATCAAAGCCAGGAGAACCATGGTGGGAATCCCCATGGGGAAAGGGGAGGCCTGGGTGGCATATTGAGTGTTCTGCAATGTCAATCAAATATCTCGGAGAAACCCTTGATATTCACGGTGGTGGAGCGGATTTGATCTTTCCTCATCATGAAAATGAGCTTGCTCAATCTGAGGCATACACAGGCAAACCATTTGCAAGATACTGGATTCACAATGGATTTGTGACAATAAACAAAGAAAAGATGTCTAAATCCATAGGAAATGTTCTTAATATTCGGGATTTGCTTGATAAATATGAGCCAGAGGCATTAAGACTGTTTCTTCTTTCAAGTCATTATCGCAGTCCCATTGAGTTTAGCGATGAATACATAAAGGAAGCAGAAGTATCTGTTGACAGAATATACAGCAGTATTATGAGAATTGAAGATTTCATCAAATATCCTGATTCATCAGCATCAAAAACTCATCCAATTATTGAAAACACTAAATCAGAGTTTATAAAAGCTATGGATGATGATTTCAATACAGCCAGAGCATTGGGAGTAATATTTGAGTTTGTGAAAGAGTTAAATCGTATAATGGATAAAAAACCTTCGCAGGAAGAGACAGTCCTACTGCAAGATGCTAAAAAAATAATAAGAGAGCTTGGAAAAGTTTTAAATCTTTTCCAAAAAGACCCTGTTGACTGGTATAGAAAGTTACTCATGCTTAAAAAAATTGAAATGACAGAAGCTGAACTCAACGAGCTTATTGAAGAAAGAGCTCAGGCAAGAAAAAATAAAGACTGGCAAAAAGCTGATAAAATTCGTGCAGAGCTTCTGTCAAAAGGCATTATTCTTGAGGACAAAACAGATAAAACTCTATGGAAGGTAAAGATAGGTTGA
- the rlmB gene encoding 23S rRNA (guanosine(2251)-2'-O)-methyltransferase RlmB, with protein sequence MEGKDRLMYIYGVNPVIEAFKFKEALQELYIAKNRLPKIKELIKLAEKHSVSVKVVDEDFINKRVEGNHQGVLAKIKQKKTITVYDAIRISEESKEPAFFLILDLIEDPQNFGAILRVADAAGVHAVIYQERRSAGIVPSVWKASAGAVWHVNLVEINNIKYAIKELKNVGISVYALEASGERILWECNFTQPLAFVVGSEGKGIRQTVLSMCDEVVKIPMKGMLNSLNVSVAAGVLAFEVLKQRHYRI encoded by the coding sequence ATGGAAGGTAAAGATAGGTTGATGTATATCTATGGAGTAAATCCTGTTATTGAAGCCTTTAAGTTTAAGGAAGCACTTCAGGAACTATATATAGCAAAAAATAGACTGCCGAAAATCAAAGAGCTTATTAAACTTGCAGAGAAACACTCGGTTTCAGTCAAAGTTGTAGATGAAGATTTTATAAATAAACGAGTGGAAGGGAATCATCAGGGAGTGCTGGCAAAAATCAAACAGAAAAAAACAATTACGGTTTACGATGCTATCAGGATTTCAGAAGAAAGCAAAGAGCCAGCATTTTTTTTGATACTTGATTTGATTGAAGATCCTCAGAACTTTGGAGCGATTCTCAGGGTTGCTGATGCTGCGGGTGTTCACGCTGTAATATATCAAGAGAGACGCTCAGCAGGCATTGTTCCATCTGTTTGGAAAGCATCAGCAGGAGCTGTATGGCATGTTAATCTTGTTGAGATAAACAATATTAAATATGCCATCAAGGAGTTGAAGAATGTCGGTATTAGTGTATATGCTTTAGAGGCTTCTGGAGAAAGGATATTATGGGAATGTAATTTTACTCAACCATTAGCGTTTGTTGTTGGCTCTGAAGGGAAGGGAATCAGACAAACAGTTTTATCCATGTGCGATGAAGTTGTAAAAATTCCAATGAAGGGTATGTTAAACTCATTAAATGTATCAGTTGCGGCGGGCGTTCTTGCCTTTGAAGTTTTAAAGCAGAGACACTATCGCATCTGA
- the vorB gene encoding 3-methyl-2-oxobutanoate dehydrogenase subunit VorB produces the protein MNKVLMKGTEAAAEAAIKAGLKFYAGYPITPQNEIPEYFSKRLPEVGGVFIQAESEIAAINMVYGASACGFRAMTSSSSPGISLKQEAISYLAAAELPAVIINMMRGGPGLGNISGSQADYFQAVKGGGHGDYRMLVYAPFSVQELWDYTIFAFEKADEWRTPVMILGDGVIAQMMEPVIQKVPELRKIDKSQWALTGAKGRPSRFIRTLLMEEGELEKHNYKLQEKYKKWNEQEIQYKTYFIDDSDIAVVAFGSAARISLSAIRKLRQEGLKIGLIRPITLFPFPEEAIRQLAQDIETFIVVEFNAGQMIEDVRLAVNGVAEVKLYGRPGGSIVTAEDVYDAIIKITKFAKAQVI, from the coding sequence ATGAATAAGGTTTTAATGAAAGGAACTGAGGCTGCAGCAGAAGCTGCAATAAAAGCAGGTTTGAAGTTTTATGCAGGATACCCTATCACCCCTCAGAACGAGATACCTGAATATTTTTCAAAAAGACTGCCAGAGGTAGGGGGGGTATTTATTCAGGCAGAAAGTGAGATTGCTGCGATAAATATGGTTTACGGTGCATCAGCATGTGGATTTAGAGCTATGACATCATCGAGTTCACCGGGTATCAGTCTTAAACAGGAGGCTATCTCTTATCTTGCAGCAGCAGAACTTCCAGCCGTAATAATTAACATGATGCGTGGAGGCCCAGGGCTTGGAAACATTTCAGGTAGTCAAGCAGACTACTTTCAGGCAGTAAAAGGTGGTGGCCATGGTGATTATCGTATGCTTGTCTATGCACCTTTTAGTGTTCAGGAGTTATGGGACTATACAATCTTTGCATTTGAAAAAGCAGATGAATGGAGAACTCCTGTTATGATTCTTGGAGATGGTGTAATTGCTCAGATGATGGAACCTGTTATACAAAAAGTACCTGAGCTAAGAAAAATTGATAAATCTCAGTGGGCACTTACAGGAGCAAAGGGAAGGCCTTCAAGATTTATAAGAACTCTTTTGATGGAAGAAGGAGAACTTGAAAAACATAATTACAAACTTCAGGAAAAATATAAAAAATGGAACGAACAGGAGATTCAATACAAAACTTATTTTATTGATGATTCAGATATAGCAGTTGTTGCTTTTGGCTCAGCTGCCAGAATATCTCTTTCTGCAATAAGAAAACTCAGGCAGGAGGGATTAAAAATAGGACTTATAAGACCTATTACTCTGTTTCCGTTTCCTGAAGAAGCAATAAGGCAGCTTGCTCAAGACATTGAGACATTCATTGTTGTTGAGTTTAATGCAGGGCAGATGATAGAGGATGTTCGTCTTGCAGTAAATGGTGTGGCTGAGGTTAAACTATATGGCAGGCCAGGGGGAAGTATTGTAACAGCAGAAGATGTTTATGATGCCATCATTAAGATTACAAAATTTGCAAAAGCACAAGTTATATAG